A single Halarcobacter anaerophilus DNA region contains:
- a CDS encoding NADH-quinone oxidoreductase subunit B, whose translation MGLGAEANLGDSIITTKLDSAINWARSYSMWPMAFGTACCGIEFMSVAAARYDVSRFGAEVVRFSPRQADLLIVAGTITYKQAPVLKKIWDQMCEPKWVISMGACACSGGFYDNYTTLQGIDEIIPVDEYIAGCPPRPEAVLDAIMRIQEKSYNESIIKDRERNYKGILDA comes from the coding sequence ATGGGATTAGGAGCAGAAGCTAATTTAGGTGATTCAATAATCACTACAAAACTAGACTCAGCTATTAACTGGGCAAGATCATATTCAATGTGGCCAATGGCATTCGGTACTGCATGTTGCGGTATTGAATTTATGTCTGTTGCAGCTGCTAGATATGACGTATCAAGATTTGGTGCAGAGGTTGTAAGATTTTCCCCTAGACAGGCAGACTTACTTATAGTAGCAGGAACAATCACATATAAACAAGCACCCGTACTTAAAAAGATTTGGGATCAAATGTGTGAACCTAAATGGGTAATATCAATGGGTGCCTGTGCTTGTTCGGGTGGTTTTTATGATAATTATACAACACTTCAAGGAATTGATGAAATTATTCCTGTGGATGAATATATAGCAGGTTGTCCTCCAAGACCTGAAGCTGTTTTAGATGCAATCATGAGAATTCAGGAAAAATCATATAATGAATCTATTATAAAAGACAGAGAGCGAAACTACAAGGGGATTTTAGATGCTTAA